In the genome of Caenorhabditis elegans chromosome IV, the window tccaaactttttttgttttcttacattgtgtactaaacttagcaaaatccgcacacaaacctcaattgaaacctgaaaagaagcgagatctgaaaaatgtctgaaaaaattggctccgagttaggacacTTCGGAcggtcaaaaaaaatttgtgactattgtcaaatgaaagatcatggttgataacataaattcccaaagtttcataaaaatcgatacaaagcgaacaaagttatcaattttgacccggaacttatttggagacctaataatacagaaaaattcagaaaatctgacaaatgtgaaatttttcgaataaaatatatatgaatttttctggaaaaaatcctaacaaacttaaaattctagaattttttctaatttttttctacgaattttttttggaggaattgaaaattgaacaactggtttttttccgaaattatttgaatttttattgctgaaattggaaaaaaaaactttatctgtttttttttttgaagaaaatttgaaattttcgaaaataatcaaatttttgactcaaaattctggaatttttgtttgaagaaaatataataatttttttttcctgcgcccaaaaattatcttttcaaatggtcaaaaatccagattttcaatagaaaacgCAGAAAAATTACCGTAACATTAcaaaaatctccatttttcgagattagcaaaaaaaacttaattaaaCGTGCGAGAAATGGGCCTCTAGAgtgaaaataagtttaaaaaagacGGCTTTTGGCCTAAAAAGGAATTTTCTAGCAATTAGCTGCTGGAAATCGAGATTCGATGGCGAAATTCAACGTGAAATTCGGATTTTCGacctaaaaacttgaaatttttgtgatttttcactcaaatttgGCATTATTGTCGCTTAGATTCAATCATCAATCATCAATGAAATCAAAGGTGAActagtagaaaaaaaaaggatttctAGGGTCAAATCGAGtttaaactttgatttttgtcacttaatatgaaatttcgggaaaatttgACCTCAAATAGTGTGGAATTccgatttttgagcaattttgagACGAATTGGTgcaaaaatgggatttttaggggaatatgtttaaaaaaataatatttctagAGTGAACTTGGTGTTATGGCGTCGAAATGAGTGAAAATTCAGcgttttcagctaaaaatcgtAGTATTTGATGAGGAAATCCtacatttttcggttttagatctaaaaacttgtgattttctcgatttttcactcaattttcactaaaatcacACGGTAAAGGGTCAGAAAACAGAGATtcttatctttaaaaaacttcgATAATCTTAGTAAAACCTTAGAGAGGTAAGAAGATACGTAGAAATACGGACTGAACATTCGTCTCCCCCGTAACTTTTCTCCTCCtccaatatatatatatatattctctgcgtctcttacgAAAATCTTAGACTACCAGTTATATTTCTCAgaagagatttagagaaaaagaggaCGAAGAGGACGACGTGCAAAATGTTAGGATGAATGTGGGCTCTGTGAGGCTTTCGGTGCGGTGGAGCATACTTGCTCACGCAGATTTTGATAGGGATCTTTGGAATGTGACCACTTTTCCGGGGAATTTTAGGGGTTTTCAAcgttaaaatcggaaatattgcactttttcataaaaaaaatctggcaaaaatcgcaaaagttgttagttttcaacattttagagaattttcaactttcaaacacTTTTAGGCTCAAAAAACGAACCTaggcctaagactaagccaaatccaaagcctaagcctgggTCTCAGCCTAAGGCTAAGGCTaaggctaagcctaagcctataactaagcctaaaaatctgtatttttacatttaaaaaggCCTAGCAAggcttaaaaatcgatttttcaacgagaaattcaacatttttcaggaaaaaacaacaaaaaaagttttagagcggaaaagctggaaaaaccATTTccgttcaatttttcccacatttttcaattaaaaaaactgtcgGTGACATCAAAAACCGCAATTTTCCCGGCAAAAATGCAAccatttcagagaaaattgcaaaaaagccAAAGCTTAACCGCCTGAAAAGCACCAAAGAACGtgctttccagaaaaatcctCTATTCACGTGCGCACGGGTACAAAGACCAGACATGAGACAGATTTGGAGTAaatatcaacaattttttctgggaaatgatgcaattttgggaattttcgagttttcgaaggaaaaattcgatttttataggatttttcttgaaattcaattaatttatttcaattttctgatattttaaatgatatttaaagtttattcgttttttcccgaatttttaaagcaaaatttcgAGGAAACTGctactttttcgattttcggagTAAAATGTTGCgattttcctagaaaaaagaatgagaaTAGCAAAAAATCAGCTTCAAGCTCATTATTCTTTGTGAATTATTTACATTTTCCTGTCGCCAATTGGTTTTTCGGTGGGAAACGCGAAATTACACgtattttcgtgtttttctcATGTATTTTCGGTTATTTATGGTGTTTTCGGTGGAAAATCGAATCAATTAGTTGTTTTTCAAGCTGaaaggcaaaaaaattgaagaaaactgtggaaaattcggagaaaaatgagaaaaaacgattgaaaattaaattagaaaaaactaaaattcaaatgagTAAAGGCGTGGCGAAACCCAAACGAAGAAATGagctatgcgcctttaagttctacagtaactttttcatgaattatgcggaattttcatagttttgtaGAGATTTTCAAgcagaaattataatttttataaaaatgacgccatgtaatttttcggaaaaaaaatttaaaataacaatACTTTCCCGTCGCCATTCAGTGGGAAATGCGCCTTTTGTGGGGCTTCCCacgatttttctggtttttcgtcgaaaataataattactaaacataaagttgtttttcaattttttaaattctaaaattctcgaaataaatctagagaaaaattataaacaagcaaaacataaaatttgcaaaatcgtggtgagaccaaaTTATTTGCGTAATGTGCCTTTAAGTTCTACCGTAACATTTCAacgaattttccgaatttttgaacgacttttttacatttcgagcagaaattggggtttttaaacaaaatttctaacataaaaatttaaaaatacaagtgaaaatctttattttcgacagaaaaatcaattaattgtATCCAAAAAGTTATAAATCTTGCATTTGACCTCCATTTGTCTTTCTCGCGGAGTTTTATCCAAAAATCCGATTAAATGCTCCACAATATCAGAatatttggcgggaatttgtCGTTTAGTGGTATCTTCggattttttatcgattacAGCGATCAGGCGATTTATCGATGAGTTTAGGTGCTCAATTGGCGCGGAAAGGGATGAAGAGGGGGACGGggctggaaaaaaatagattttcttttgaattttatggcttagaaatccaaaaaccaACCATCATTTATGGATTTTTGCCGGGCAAAATTGACAATTGTCTCTTCAAGGCTATTCGAATCGGCTTCTTTTAATTCGGAGGCTTCGATTTCCAGAAACCACATTTGTTGCATAAAAGGAAAGCGAATTTCGAATTCTTCCGAATAAATTCCGCTTGGTAGTTGCTCGATTCGGGCTTTTTCACGCTTATACTCGCTTGCAAGCTCAGTCCACAGTCGGGAAGCGTtttctcctgaaaaaattgagttttgggGGGactagttttgaatttccaagcTAATTGGGAAAGTTAGGCCATCGAGcattttctgagattttccGCCCTTTTTTGTGGTGGTTTCAGTTCAAAATATGGGTTCGCGGACTAGTTTTGGGTTTCTAGACCATTAACAGAAAAAGTTAGGTCAATGAGCTTTTTTGGGTGCTTTTCAGTATTTTCGCTACAAAATCTGATTTCATGGgcttgtttttgaatttctaggccaccaactggGAAAGTTAGGCCATCTAGTAGTTTTTCTGATACTTTCCGTAAAAGGGACTAGTTTGGGTTTCTAGGGCACCAAACAGAGAAATTAGGCCATCGAGTGTTTTTTGGGaacttttcagtattttcGCTACAAAATCTGATTTCAAGGactattttttgcaaacttctAGGCCACCGACTGAAAAGTTAGGACAGCCGACTTTTTTTAAGCaacggtggcctagaaatcacaaaaactagtccgcgttttcaaatttcgtggTTTTTATTAAGTTTTATCCAATTTCCCCgagaaaaagcaaatttttaccatttttccgTGCCAAAAACTGGCAgcaaatttcgattttgtcGAAAGTCGCGTGAACCAAATTTCCGTCAAAGTTTAGAGAATTCCGGCGGTCCCAAATAATTTGATTGTCTGATACTTGATGAATGAAGAACTCGATGTCACGTTCTTCATACTGAAAAAGCgattttatcggaaaatttgagcaaaaatacgatttttccaacaaaacttACACATTTAAAGCTAGAAAACGCGCAAATTTTCTTGGGCCGCCCGGATCTTGACCGTTTTGTCGGAATTCCAAATTCCAGCTCATTATTTTCGTCTTTAGGTGGCGTTTGGctcatctgaaattaaatatttggcaatttgacgagaaattcaaatttctacgTACTTCTggcgatttttcagtgatttgtAGGGGAGAAGCAGACATTTTTAGTaggaaatcttgaaaattttatattttgagagaaagttttcaaattttcgaaaggaAATAACTTGTTTTTATCGGTTTTAGTggtgtaaaaaataaaaattagcgataataaattggaaaatacatttttccactcgaaattaaattttaatccgGTGGATTTAgattattttcaactttttcggtggaaaactggtttttttgaaaagaaaaactactaggaaaatttaaatttgaacgtATTGTGAGCTTTTAAATACCTGAAACTCAATTAAAAATCGTCTAAATCCAGTAACAAGCAGTTCGTGGCAAAAccaaaccgaaaaaatttgccgtgtccctttaaaaatgttttttgtaccACTAACTCATTATACGAATAAAACAAGGTAGTCCAcgattaaatttcagaaaagtcagTTGGAGGAAATGTATGGGAAAAGTTAGACGACGATCAAGTGACCAGAGTAAATTGGGACGAAGTTGAGTTGGACTCTTTCGGGTTGGGATTCGGAGAATTGAGATACGCAAGGATGCTGATGTCCATCAGAGAAGATGTAGTTGAAGCAACTTCATCGATTGTGCCAGAGAAGATCCATTCCGATGCTCGTAATTTTTCCTTGGTTACAAGTTCCTCACAAGTCCGTTCACCCTTGTATTTGAAAAGCTTGGATGCTGACGGAGAAGATAATTCTACAGTTGAGAAACAAATAACACATTCGAAGAAAGTAGCTGATACGGAATTAGACAGAAGCCTGGAATGTTTGAAAGAGAACGAGAACGACGTAAAGACAAACGGTGAAGTGGAACTTTCCGCTGTTGAGGATGCTTTAATTCAAGTTGTACCAGAAGTCTCCGAGAACCAAAATCCTCGAAAAATCGGACCCTACGATTTTGATCAACATGCCAACTTCTTAAATtcctgaaatcgaaaaatctgtAAACCAAGCGTGCTCTATAAACTCTTCCGTGAATTCAAAACCAAAATGAATTCCACATTGGATGAGAGAACACTACAGAATAATATCCGTTACAACCTTTGCCAGACAATTCTTAGTTCGGAGTACGACGATGAGGATAAATAAAGTGACAATGCGTTTTGGTGCTAGTGTCAGGAAGGATAATGATGATTTTTGGCGCAGGTGGgttcagaacttttttaaaagtttaaataaaaagttcaaaaagctTAGATCAGCAAAAGTAATTTCAGAGATCAAAAATTCGCAACCGTCAAATTGGACCAGTATTCAAGAGTAATCTACTACAAGTCGGACACGCTTTCGCTGAAAGGACATCATCCAACTGGAAACTTCCACGAGAAGAAGTGGATAGCAAAACCGAAAGTGACCTACACCAGAACCAACCACGTTAAATggcatttttttatatatcaCTTAcacgaaaataaaaagaattcCCGAAAAACGccttaaaaatacaaattctatgtccaaattttgacaaaacagtttcgtggcgagacccaaagtCTGCGGTGTCCCTTTAAGGAGttgtatagtttttttttgaaaagttaagtTTTCTTTCGCCTAAAAACTATAGTTTCGcggaatgaaaattttcagaaatctccaaaaaagaaaaaaaagagcgagatcggatttatttttcaaaaaaattttctcgctTTCGCCACAGAGACGTGTCTCTCTCCGTGTgtgtggaaaaataaattttttttcgaaaaacatgtCATGCCTGACTACTTCTCTCTATTTTCCCCCAATTTTCCctcttttctctatttttcatcCGTGAAAATGCATGGAAAATCGACGAAATGGGGGGAAGCGGagtagagaaaaagagaaaaaaaagtgaaatttcgtAAAACCCGCCGTTTTCTGTTTGTGTCGCCCCCATTTTTCGGCGGGCGAAATGGgtggaaaaatagagaaaaataaatggaaaaagacTGGATTATAAATAGGATGGTGGACTGAAAAATAAggagaaaatgggaaattttcgcattttttcatgGGGAAAATGGTgagaacttgaaaattttcatagaaaataaagcagtatgaaaaaaagtgaataatcgaatttttggaaaaaaaaattggcaaaaattcacaaaaattaatttttaaataaaaaattcaaataagcgtaagcctaggccaaagcctaagcctaaccatAAGCctacaaaaaaagttggactgaaaattaaggagaaatacgaaaattttcgcattttttcatggaaaaatggaaaattggacAAACCATGGggattttgaacaaaaagtgggaattttttggattttttttttgaaaaattcgaacttttttggggaaaaaatcaaaaattttgttattgtctgaagaaaaaaaaaatttttttttagtttcagaaattcaatttcttttttgtttttgttgcgaaaatttgaatttttcgttaaaaaaaaatttcagaattaaaattttaaacctaaaaaaatttcgaaaaattcaaatgttttgctCGAAACACCTAAAAAGTCGCATTTCTATacgttttttgttaaaattttcaattaaaaaaccaaaaaattggtggcctaattTTTGGCGGCCGAGAAACCCAAAATtattcccaatttttattttttttttggcagaaatgCTATAGTCTTTGGCGATTAAGgagaaaatttaggaaaaaattgaatttcccatcgaaattcaattaatttccgccaatttctCTCCTTTACACTACGAAAAAACCGGATTTTTCGCCGacaaatgtaatttttcatatcgaaattttattgggaaatcaaattttcttaagaaaaaccagttttcagaagaaaatattgaatttttgcctaaaaaattgGGGGACtagttttgcagttttctaggtcaccaaaaaaagttaggccatcaaTTTTATCACATATTCAGTGTAAAATTAAGAATATGGAGTAGATTTGcgagtttctaggccaccaatgggaaaagttaggccaccattttttcggcaaaagaatccatttttatcggaaaaaaacaaattttctaaaattttggtggcctagaaatccaaaagtAGTCTttatttttggggtttttttgtcaaaaaaaaaagaaaaatccttATTTTCGATTggaaattcattaattttcggttaaactttttcgaaaaaaaaaggaaaaataatataatatgcaatgaatattaaaaaaattacaaaaaaaaacattgatttggCAGGACGAATGGGTTGAGGGAAACCAGTACAAGCGACTaaaattcgggattttttgggtgaaaaatcgataaaattggCACAGatatatcatttttaaaacgGGGATTTCTGGAAATGgggggaaatatttttaaaaaaatctggataAATTCGGTGGGAAATGTGGGAAATTATAGGGGTTTCaagcgaaaaaattgaattttttttttgaaattcagattttttagccataaaattgctaaaattctcaaaaatcaaaaaaaaaatttattttgaaaattcagaaaaagtctagttttttttcgaatgtaatttcgaaattttactttttttttcagaaaaagtagaaaactTTCCATTTTCTAGAGAAACGGagatttttgcagaaaaacatgaaaaatgttctgaaatttcagaaattttcactaaaaactgccaaaaattagaattcgatttttttttgaaagaaaattccataattatctgaaaagttggtttttttttttaaatttttgaatacaatttttcgtttaaaaactgttaaagATTCGGATTTTCCCGTAAAATAAgtcaatttccaagaaaaaaaatcaatttttcactagaaaccctcaaaatttctcaaaatcgataatttattgcTTCTGTTGCTCGGCGGATGTGTTAATAACTTTAATCTGAATCGGACGAGCTCCTTCTTGTTTCGGCTCCGGTGCTTTTGCATCAATAGTCAAATGACCATCAGCAGTGAGCTGAGATTGAACAGATTCCGGTGCGACGGCTTTTGGAAGTGGAAAGCGACGTTTGAAGGTTGATTCGATGGTTCCATAGGTATCTTCCTTTTCTCCATGCGATCCTTCAACGATTATGTTGTTATCGACGACGGTtacctgcaaaaaaatcaaactttggGGGGagaattcataaaaattctaaatattatatatctgtagaacaatttttaaaattgaaatttttatttcaaaaatttctagcacatttttttttcttttttcctgaaaaatacgaaattccacaccttttattttgaaattttcaaaaaaaaatcgtattttttaaa includes:
- the madf-1 gene encoding BESS domain-containing protein (Confirmed by transcript evidence), giving the protein MQQMWFLEIEASELKEADSNSLEETIVNFARQKSINDAPSPSSSLSAPIEHLNSSINRLIAVIDKKSEDTTKRQIPAKYSDIVEHLIGFLDKTPRERQMEVKCKIYNFLDTIN
- the Y55F3BR.10 gene encoding INCENP_ARK-bind domain-containing protein (Confirmed by transcript evidence) gives rise to the protein MLMSIREDVVEATSSIVPEKIHSDARNFSLVTSSSQVRSPLYLKSLDADGEDNSTVEKQITHSKKVADTELDRSLECLKENENDVKTNGEVELSAVEDALIQVVPEVSENQNPRKIGPYDFDQHANFLNS
- the madf-1 gene encoding MADF domain-containing protein (Confirmed by transcript evidence), with the protein product MSASPLQITEKSPEMSQTPPKDENNELEFGIPTKRSRSGRPKKICAFSSFKCYEERDIEFFIHQVSDNQIIWDRRNSLNFDGNLVHATFDKIEICCQFLARKNGENASRLWTELASEYKREKARIEQLPSGIYSEEFEIRFPFMQQMWFLEIEASELKEADSNSLEETIVNFARQKSINDAPSPSSSLSAPIEHLNSSINRLIAVIDKKSEDTTKRQIPAKYSDIVEHLIGFLDKTPRERQMEVKCKIYNFLDTIN
- the madf-1 gene encoding MADF domain-containing protein (Confirmed by transcript evidence), with the translated sequence MSQTPPKDENNELEFGIPTKRSRSGRPKKICAFSSFKCYEERDIEFFIHQVSDNQIIWDRRNSLNFDGNLVHATFDKIEICCQFLARKNGENASRLWTELASEYKREKARIEQLPSGIYSEEFEIRFPFMQQMWFLEIEASELKEADSNSLEETIVNFARQKSINDAPSPSSSLSAPIEHLNSSINRLIAVIDKKSEDTTKRQIPAKYSDIVEHLIGFLDKTPRERQMEVKCKIYNFLDTIN